One genomic segment of Protaetiibacter intestinalis includes these proteins:
- a CDS encoding FAD-dependent oxidoreductase encodes MKLRLAIVGAGPAGIYAADILLKYERSFDVSIDLFEQLPAPYGLVRYGVAPDHPRIKGIITALREVLDRGDIRIFGNVLYGRDITLDDLKKHYHAVIFATGAVHDAELAIPGIDLPGSYGAADFVSWYDGHPDYPRTWPLEAESVAVVGVGNVALDVARILAKHPEDLLPTEIPANVYEGLVASPVTDVHVFGRRGPMQVKFTPLELRELGELRDVDMIVYDEDFDYDEASKRAIESNKQVFVIDKVLNQWRQREVGQASRRLHLHFYAKPLEVVGDEDGVTAFRYERTEPDGGGGVRGTGEIREVPIQAIYRAVGYFGSPLPGIPFDAERGVIPNHEGQVLDHHNELVPGVYATGWIKRGPVGLIGHTKSDAMETISHLVKDQASWWNPTAPEEDAVTALLAEREVAWTDLDGWHRLDEHEIALGEPEGRARIKVVPRDEMVRISRD; translated from the coding sequence ATGAAGCTCCGCCTCGCCATCGTGGGCGCAGGTCCCGCCGGCATCTACGCCGCCGACATCCTGCTCAAGTACGAGCGCTCCTTCGACGTGTCGATCGACCTGTTCGAGCAGCTGCCCGCCCCCTACGGTCTCGTGCGCTACGGCGTGGCCCCCGATCACCCGCGCATCAAGGGCATCATCACGGCCCTGCGCGAGGTGCTCGACCGCGGCGACATCCGCATCTTCGGCAACGTGCTCTACGGCCGCGACATCACCCTCGACGACCTCAAGAAGCACTACCACGCGGTCATCTTCGCGACGGGCGCGGTCCACGACGCCGAGCTCGCCATCCCCGGCATCGACCTGCCCGGCAGCTACGGCGCCGCCGACTTCGTCAGCTGGTACGACGGGCACCCCGACTACCCGCGCACCTGGCCGCTCGAGGCGGAGTCGGTGGCGGTCGTCGGCGTCGGCAACGTGGCGCTGGATGTGGCGCGCATCCTCGCGAAGCACCCCGAGGACCTGCTGCCCACCGAGATCCCCGCGAACGTCTACGAGGGGCTCGTGGCCTCGCCCGTCACCGACGTGCACGTCTTCGGCCGCCGCGGGCCGATGCAGGTGAAGTTCACGCCCCTCGAGCTGCGTGAGCTCGGCGAGCTGCGCGACGTCGACATGATCGTCTACGACGAGGACTTCGACTACGACGAGGCCAGCAAGCGCGCCATCGAGTCGAACAAGCAGGTCTTCGTCATCGACAAGGTGCTGAACCAGTGGCGGCAGCGCGAGGTCGGTCAGGCGTCGCGCCGACTGCACCTGCACTTCTACGCCAAGCCGCTCGAGGTCGTCGGCGACGAGGACGGCGTCACCGCCTTCCGCTACGAGCGCACCGAGCCGGACGGCGGGGGCGGTGTGCGCGGTACGGGCGAGATCCGCGAGGTGCCGATCCAGGCGATCTACCGCGCGGTCGGCTACTTCGGTTCGCCGCTGCCCGGCATCCCCTTCGACGCCGAGCGCGGCGTGATCCCCAACCACGAGGGCCAGGTGCTCGACCACCACAACGAGCTGGTCCCGGGCGTCTACGCGACCGGCTGGATCAAGCGCGGGCCGGTGGGGCTCATCGGGCACACCAAGTCGGATGCCATGGAGACCATCTCGCACCTCGTCAAGGACCAGGCGAGCTGGTGGAACCCGACCGCACCCGAGGAGGACGCGGTGACGGCGCTGCTCGCGGAGCGCGAGGTCGCGTGGACCGACCTCGACGGCTGGCACCGCCTCGACGAGCACGAGATCGCGCTCGGCGAGCCGGAGGGCCGCGCCCGCATCAAGGTCGTGCCGCGCGACGAGATGGTGCGCATCTCGCGCGACTGA
- a CDS encoding S8 family peptidase — MTPRDGTPDWRRRAERELPRGVVRVVTKDDAALDPALSTAYVPSRLLVSTLLPPDAPTRVDLDTLVAELGWALEPERDRRRPRLEEPDEVRKERLTRYPWAAGTPGTERFVLRKAQPAAPTPDAWDVLREARARGIELPGVGLEHVGFVEPFHSTAPFHSTAPFHSTAPFHSTAPFHSTAASPVAEYDTVGGGGRQVVDYVGPDPATSARKPAGGAVVAVLDTGCGAHPWLDPVVDRTTFAGVGLTDPADDPERHPDQLGPLDGIIDSGSGHGTFVSGLVHQKAPHARIVPIRIAGSDGEWEEQDLVDALVELVQRVEQGERIDVLNLSLGYYHETPVRSQFDITTAELLLRLRRAGTVVVCSAGNESTDRPFFPAAYGPWDPEPAEGSPWIDPGDGAPLISVGARNPNGTVALFSNLGPWVQVYERGAAIVSTLPVVRERGAEAFAGGVQAAGADPLGGLQRETIDPDDFTGGFGIWSGTSFAAPVVAGLVAAELQAAAAEPGIERSRDASRKVLDRLRG; from the coding sequence ATGACCCCCCGCGACGGAACGCCCGACTGGCGTCGACGTGCAGAGCGCGAACTGCCCCGAGGGGTGGTGCGCGTCGTCACGAAGGACGATGCGGCGCTCGACCCCGCGCTCTCGACCGCGTACGTGCCCTCGCGGCTGCTCGTGTCGACGCTGCTGCCGCCGGACGCCCCCACCCGGGTCGACCTCGACACGCTCGTGGCCGAGCTCGGCTGGGCGCTCGAGCCGGAGCGCGACCGCCGGCGCCCGCGCCTCGAGGAGCCGGACGAGGTGCGCAAGGAGCGCCTCACGCGCTACCCGTGGGCCGCCGGGACGCCCGGCACCGAGCGTTTCGTGCTGCGCAAGGCGCAGCCGGCCGCGCCGACACCGGATGCCTGGGACGTGCTGCGCGAGGCGCGCGCCCGCGGCATCGAGCTGCCGGGCGTCGGGCTGGAGCACGTCGGCTTCGTCGAGCCCTTCCACTCGACCGCGCCGTTCCATTCCACCGCCCCGTTCCACTCGACGGCCCCGTTCCACTCCACGGCGCCCTTCCACTCCACCGCCGCGAGCCCCGTCGCCGAGTACGACACGGTCGGCGGGGGCGGGCGCCAGGTGGTCGACTACGTCGGCCCCGATCCCGCCACGTCGGCCCGCAAGCCGGCAGGCGGGGCGGTCGTCGCCGTCCTCGACACCGGATGCGGCGCGCACCCCTGGCTCGACCCGGTCGTCGACCGCACCACCTTCGCCGGGGTCGGGCTCACCGACCCGGCCGACGACCCGGAGCGCCACCCCGACCAGCTGGGACCGCTCGACGGGATCATCGACTCCGGATCGGGTCACGGCACCTTCGTCTCCGGGCTCGTGCACCAGAAGGCCCCGCACGCCCGCATCGTCCCCATCCGGATCGCCGGATCCGACGGCGAGTGGGAGGAGCAGGACCTCGTCGACGCGCTCGTCGAGCTCGTGCAGCGGGTCGAGCAGGGCGAACGCATCGACGTGCTGAACCTCTCGCTCGGCTACTACCACGAGACCCCCGTGCGCAGTCAGTTCGACATCACCACCGCCGAGCTGCTGCTGCGCCTGCGCCGCGCCGGCACCGTCGTGGTCTGCTCGGCCGGCAACGAGTCCACCGACCGGCCGTTCTTCCCCGCCGCCTACGGCCCGTGGGATCCGGAACCCGCGGAGGGTTCGCCGTGGATCGACCCGGGCGACGGCGCCCCGCTCATCTCGGTGGGCGCGCGCAACCCCAACGGCACCGTGGCGCTGTTCAGCAACCTCGGGCCGTGGGTGCAGGTCTACGAGCGGGGCGCGGCGATCGTCAGCACCCTGCCCGTCGTCCGCGAGCGCGGGGCCGAGGCCTTCGCGGGCGGGGTGCAGGCGGCGGGCGCCGACCCCCTCGGGGGGCTGCAGCGCGAGACGATCGACCCCGACGACTTCACCGGCGGCTTCGGCATCTGGAGCGGCACCTCGTTCGCGGCGCCCGTCGTCGCGGGCCTCGTCGCGGCCGAGCTCCAGGCGGCCGCCGCCGAGCCGGGCATCGAACGCTCTCGCGACGCCTCCCGCAAGGTGCTCGACCGACTCCGAGGCTGA
- a CDS encoding class I SAM-dependent methyltransferase, with protein MVNRADMEKRPDEVSGMFSDVARGYDRTNDLLSVGNAILWRIATVKAIDPQPGERILDVAAGTGTSSAAIARSGATVVAVDFSPGMIAEGRRRQPSIEFVEADAMRLPFGDEEFDAVTISFGLRNIADPIVALGEMYRVLKPGGRLVVCEFSHPTNPVMRLGYETYLKLALPLVAKLSSTNPDAYSYLVESIQQWPDQQALSHRIRGVGFTRVAHRNLTGGVVALHRGRKPVDEAVRASAARRRAPRKTTT; from the coding sequence ATGGTGAACAGGGCGGACATGGAGAAGCGGCCGGACGAGGTGTCCGGCATGTTCAGCGATGTCGCCCGCGGCTACGACCGCACCAACGATCTGCTCTCCGTCGGCAACGCGATCCTGTGGCGCATCGCCACCGTGAAGGCCATCGACCCGCAGCCGGGCGAGCGCATCCTCGACGTCGCGGCCGGCACCGGCACCTCCTCCGCCGCGATCGCCAGGTCGGGCGCGACCGTCGTCGCGGTCGACTTCTCGCCCGGCATGATCGCCGAGGGCCGCCGTCGCCAGCCGAGCATCGAGTTCGTCGAGGCGGATGCCATGCGCCTGCCGTTCGGCGACGAGGAGTTCGACGCCGTCACCATCAGCTTCGGGCTGCGCAACATCGCCGACCCGATCGTCGCCCTCGGCGAGATGTACCGGGTGCTGAAGCCCGGCGGCCGGCTCGTGGTGTGCGAGTTCTCGCACCCCACCAACCCGGTCATGCGGCTCGGCTACGAGACCTACCTCAAGCTCGCGCTGCCGCTCGTCGCGAAGCTCTCGAGCACCAACCCCGACGCGTACAGCTACCTCGTGGAGTCGATCCAGCAGTGGCCCGACCAGCAGGCGCTCAGCCACCGCATCCGCGGGGTCGGGTTCACGCGCGTCGCCCACCGCAACCTCACGGGGGGCGTCGTCGCCCTGCACCGCGGGCGCAAGCCCGTCGACGAGGCGGTGCGCGCCTCCGCCGCCCGCCGCCGCGCCCCGCGGAAGACCACCACCTGA
- the cls gene encoding cardiolipin synthase has product MDDRLTAWLSLAIVVLLILVDLAVRITALIVVPRNRRPQTAMAWLLAIFFIPYVGILFFLLFGSARLPRGRRRKQREIDEYIVETTEGIELVEKDPAWPPWLEPLVELNRTLGAMPLVGGNSARMWQDNQASFDAMTEEIRQAKRVVHVEFYILSLDDTTRPFFEALAAARARGVKVRVLLDHLGNLQYPGYRRTKRFLDAAGIEWHLMLPLQPLKGKFQRPDLRNHRKLLVIDGTVAFTGSLNVIETPYQRKKNHRRGLHWKDYWVRFEGPVVAGIDAIFVTDWYSETDELLVREAAPIRAGDGHLDCQVVPSGPGFSVENNLRLFNSLVYNAQKRIILVSPYFVPDDSMLYAVTTAAQSGLHVELFVSEMGDQFMVYHAQRSYYEALLKAGVKIYLFPKPTILHAKHMTFDDEVAIIGSSNMDMRSFTLDLEISVMIHGEPFLTQLREVEDSYRAVSRELTLEEWRQRSFGIQTVDNLMRLTAGLQ; this is encoded by the coding sequence ATGGACGATCGCCTCACCGCCTGGCTGTCGCTCGCGATCGTCGTCCTGCTGATCCTCGTCGACCTGGCGGTGCGCATCACGGCCCTCATCGTCGTGCCGCGCAACCGCCGACCGCAGACCGCGATGGCCTGGCTGCTGGCGATCTTCTTCATCCCCTACGTCGGCATCCTGTTCTTCCTGCTGTTCGGCAGCGCCCGGCTGCCGAGGGGGCGCCGACGCAAGCAGCGCGAGATCGACGAGTACATCGTCGAGACCACGGAGGGAATCGAGCTCGTCGAGAAGGACCCGGCCTGGCCCCCGTGGCTGGAACCCCTCGTCGAGCTCAACCGCACGCTCGGTGCGATGCCGCTCGTCGGCGGCAACAGCGCGCGGATGTGGCAGGACAACCAGGCGTCCTTCGACGCCATGACGGAGGAGATCCGCCAGGCGAAGCGCGTCGTGCACGTCGAGTTCTACATCCTCTCGCTCGACGACACGACGCGGCCGTTCTTCGAGGCGCTCGCGGCGGCCCGCGCGCGGGGCGTCAAGGTGCGCGTGCTGCTCGACCACCTCGGCAACCTGCAGTACCCGGGCTACCGGCGCACCAAGCGGTTCCTGGATGCGGCGGGCATCGAGTGGCACCTCATGCTGCCGCTGCAGCCCCTCAAGGGGAAGTTCCAGCGCCCCGATCTGCGCAACCACCGCAAGCTGCTCGTGATCGACGGCACGGTCGCGTTCACCGGCTCGCTCAACGTCATCGAGACGCCGTACCAGCGCAAGAAGAACCACCGGCGGGGGCTGCACTGGAAGGACTACTGGGTGCGGTTCGAGGGCCCCGTGGTGGCGGGCATCGACGCGATCTTCGTGACCGACTGGTACTCGGAGACCGACGAGCTGCTCGTGCGCGAGGCGGCACCGATCCGCGCGGGCGACGGACACCTCGACTGCCAGGTGGTGCCGAGCGGCCCGGGCTTCTCGGTCGAGAACAACCTGCGGCTGTTCAACTCGCTCGTCTACAACGCGCAGAAGCGCATCATCCTGGTGAGCCCGTACTTCGTGCCCGACGACTCGATGCTGTACGCCGTGACGACGGCCGCGCAGTCGGGGCTGCACGTGGAGCTCTTCGTCTCCGAGATGGGCGACCAGTTCATGGTGTACCACGCGCAGCGCAGCTACTACGAGGCGCTGCTCAAGGCGGGCGTCAAGATCTACCTGTTCCCGAAGCCCACCATCCTGCACGCCAAGCACATGACCTTCGACGACGAGGTCGCCATCATCGGCTCCTCCAACATGGACATGCGCAGCTTCACGCTCGACCTGGAGATCTCGGTGATGATCCACGGCGAGCCGTTCCTCACCCAGCTGCGCGAGGTGGAGGACAGCTACCGGGCGGTCAGCCGCGAGCTCACGCTCGAGGAGTGGCGGCAACGCTCCTTCGGCATCCAGACCGTCGACAACCTCATGCGCCTGACGGCGGGGCTGCAGTAG
- a CDS encoding polyprenyl synthetase family protein, translating into MTPTSSLARRRRRTLGASLGLGDALFASSEERSFARAIEAGLEKVEEGLEAQLAFADDIADATSRYLLDAGGKRVRPVLALLTAQLGEGINDDVIRGAQAVEITHVASLYHDDVMDDAKVRRGVPSAQTVWGNSVAILTGDLLFARASKLIASLGERALTLQADVFERLCLGQLHETVGPKAGDDPIEHYLQVLSDKTGSLIACAAVVGVVFSNADEAYRPAVEEFGEKIGVAFQLIDDVIDLSSAIEQTGKAAGTDLRAGVPTLPLLYLRREAETDAASAALVARLEAGAAPDADPAAFAAAVAELRDHEVTRATLAEAHRWSGEAVAALDVLPEGPVKMSLTRFAQAIVERSG; encoded by the coding sequence GTGACCCCGACCTCTTCGCTCGCCCGCCGCCGTCGGCGCACCCTCGGCGCCTCGCTCGGGCTCGGCGACGCCCTCTTCGCCTCGAGCGAGGAGCGCAGCTTCGCCCGCGCCATCGAGGCGGGCCTCGAGAAGGTCGAGGAGGGGCTCGAGGCCCAGCTCGCCTTCGCCGACGACATCGCGGACGCCACGAGCCGCTACCTGCTGGATGCGGGCGGCAAGCGGGTGCGGCCCGTGCTCGCGCTGCTCACCGCCCAGCTCGGCGAGGGCATCAACGACGACGTCATCCGCGGCGCCCAGGCGGTCGAGATCACCCACGTCGCCTCGCTGTACCACGACGACGTCATGGACGACGCGAAGGTGCGTCGCGGGGTGCCGAGCGCGCAGACCGTGTGGGGCAACTCGGTCGCGATCCTCACCGGCGACCTGCTCTTCGCGCGCGCGTCGAAGCTCATCGCGAGCCTCGGCGAGCGCGCCCTCACCCTGCAGGCCGACGTCTTCGAGCGGCTGTGCCTCGGCCAGTTGCACGAGACGGTCGGGCCGAAGGCGGGCGACGACCCCATCGAGCACTACCTGCAGGTGCTGTCCGACAAGACCGGCTCGCTCATCGCCTGCGCGGCCGTCGTCGGCGTCGTGTTCTCGAACGCCGACGAGGCCTACCGGCCCGCGGTGGAGGAGTTCGGCGAGAAGATCGGCGTCGCCTTCCAGCTCATCGACGACGTCATCGACCTGTCCTCCGCGATCGAGCAGACCGGCAAGGCGGCCGGCACCGACCTGCGTGCGGGCGTGCCGACCCTGCCCCTGCTGTACCTGCGCCGCGAGGCGGAGACGGATGCGGCATCCGCCGCGCTCGTGGCCCGGCTCGAGGCGGGCGCCGCCCCGGATGCCGACCCGGCCGCGTTCGCCGCCGCCGTCGCCGAGCTGCGCGACCACGAGGTCACCCGGGCGACGCTCGCCGAGGCGCACCGCTGGTCGGGCGAGGCGGTCGCCGCGCTCGACGTGCTGCCCGAGGGGCCCGTCAAGATGTCGCTCACCCGGTTCGCCCAGGCGATCGTCGAGCGGTCCGGCTGA
- a CDS encoding RNA polymerase sigma factor — MSDGDTVRNPGPPDHGEADPLWARAGELFEEWRSGRAGRIDGLVRLVSPVLWHVVRAYGLGREEAEDVIQTTWLALVRSRDGIHDPRTVVAWLTTTARRESWRVVKADSRVDPVDDEVLERAGGSSPAAEATAEQHLDDARLWRAVDSLSERCRRLLRVIAFSARPDYVHLAAELQMPVGSIGPTRGRCLDKLRGLLDEKEVG, encoded by the coding sequence ATGAGCGACGGGGACACCGTCCGCAACCCCGGCCCCCCCGACCACGGCGAGGCCGACCCCCTGTGGGCGCGCGCCGGCGAGCTCTTCGAGGAGTGGCGTTCGGGGCGAGCGGGCCGCATCGACGGTCTCGTGCGCCTCGTCTCACCCGTGCTCTGGCACGTCGTGCGCGCCTACGGTCTCGGCCGTGAGGAAGCCGAGGACGTCATCCAGACCACCTGGCTCGCCCTCGTGCGCAGCCGCGACGGCATCCACGACCCCCGCACCGTCGTCGCGTGGCTCACGACCACCGCCCGCCGCGAGTCGTGGCGCGTGGTCAAGGCCGACAGCCGCGTCGACCCGGTCGACGACGAGGTGCTCGAGCGCGCGGGGGGCTCCTCCCCCGCGGCCGAGGCCACCGCCGAGCAGCACCTCGACGACGCCCGGCTCTGGCGCGCCGTCGACTCGCTCTCGGAGCGCTGCCGCCGCCTGCTGCGGGTGATCGCCTTCTCGGCGCGCCCCGACTACGTGCACCTCGCCGCCGAGCTGCAGATGCCGGTCGGCAGCATCGGCCCCACCCGCGGGCGCTGCCTCGACAAGCTCCGCGGGCTGCTCGACGAGAAGGAGGTCGGATGA
- a CDS encoding CHAT domain-containing protein codes for MAVRLTPAELYARAVVSGNAGRHASARRDLERALARDPDADTAALVSGSLAYLDSERGSPDVAIAGIDRALEAEGISPQTRAVLVGQRGLLELRRGRGDAAIRDLSDAIDELHEVPLSLGRVLLNRGLVRLDRAEVDAAERDFAAAAEAFARAGETVEEAKAHSNAGYAAMLRGDLAEAIRTMDAAAQVLGALSPVMQAVCDGDRAEALLAAGMAADAVPLLQEAARIYGARRLRQTQAEAELLLARALLLDRPAEAASTALRAARRFRARGSQSWATRADAVVATGQLRAGAASAETRRRAREAAHELDALHRPEDAALLRLELALAEVAAGQLAAATATRASAPAEADASIAVQLRTAEVDAELAQARGDAEAVLTAAAQGIETLTTWQSSLGSLELNAGAAVHGHRLAVLGIRAALADGAPQRVLDWSERVRTMSGSFVPLRPPADDRVAAALVELRELRRLEVVTPEAAAREARLRDEVRRIHWADAARGAGPGGTVALAELHAALAADDAAFVAHLWVGDRFAALVVAPGAAPEGRIVDLGPASRVQQLLAGLLADLDVAAAELPAAFRASTDAALAARLAALDELLLAPFAHELARTSRLVLTPAGALAGIPWPLLPGADGRPLVVAESAARWLALRGAPGAVGTAGFASGPGVARADAELDASAASWAPDARVVRHEADAAEVTEVASRVELLHIAAHGRHSAEHPLFSGFELADGPWFGYDIDQLARVPAVVIMSACELGRSSSRWGLEALGMARAWLHAGTRSVVASPAAVADVAASEVLPAVHRELARGAGVADALSAATSATGFRTPLLVRGAGW; via the coding sequence GTGGCGGTGCGACTGACCCCGGCCGAGCTGTACGCGCGTGCGGTGGTGTCGGGCAACGCCGGTCGTCACGCCTCCGCGCGGCGCGACCTCGAGCGGGCGCTGGCGCGCGATCCGGATGCCGACACGGCGGCGCTCGTCTCCGGCTCGCTCGCCTACCTCGACTCCGAGCGCGGCTCCCCCGACGTGGCGATCGCGGGCATCGACCGCGCGCTCGAGGCGGAGGGGATCTCGCCGCAGACTCGCGCCGTGCTGGTCGGACAGCGGGGCCTCCTCGAGCTGCGCCGGGGCCGCGGCGACGCCGCCATCCGCGATCTGAGCGACGCGATCGACGAACTGCACGAGGTGCCGCTGAGCCTCGGCCGCGTGCTGCTCAACCGCGGGCTCGTCCGGCTCGACCGCGCCGAGGTCGACGCGGCCGAGCGGGACTTCGCGGCCGCCGCCGAGGCGTTCGCGCGGGCGGGCGAGACGGTGGAGGAGGCGAAGGCGCACAGCAACGCCGGCTACGCCGCGATGCTCCGCGGCGACCTCGCCGAGGCGATCCGCACCATGGACGCGGCCGCGCAGGTGCTCGGCGCCCTCTCCCCCGTCATGCAGGCCGTGTGCGACGGCGACCGCGCCGAGGCGCTGCTCGCCGCGGGGATGGCGGCGGATGCCGTGCCGCTGCTCCAGGAGGCCGCCCGCATCTACGGCGCCCGGCGCCTCCGCCAGACGCAGGCCGAGGCGGAGCTGCTGCTCGCCCGGGCGCTGCTGCTCGACCGACCCGCCGAGGCCGCCTCCACCGCGCTGCGCGCCGCCCGCCGCTTCCGCGCGCGCGGCAGTCAGAGCTGGGCGACGCGCGCCGACGCGGTCGTGGCGACGGGCCAGCTGCGCGCGGGCGCCGCATCCGCCGAGACCCGCCGCCGCGCCCGCGAGGCGGCGCACGAGCTCGACGCGCTGCACCGCCCCGAGGACGCCGCCCTGCTGCGGCTCGAGCTCGCCCTCGCCGAGGTGGCGGCCGGGCAGCTCGCCGCCGCGACGGCGACGCGCGCGTCCGCCCCCGCGGAGGCGGACGCCTCGATCGCGGTGCAGTTGCGCACCGCCGAGGTCGACGCCGAGCTCGCGCAGGCGCGCGGCGACGCGGAGGCCGTGCTCACGGCCGCCGCGCAGGGCATCGAGACCCTCACGACGTGGCAGTCGAGTCTCGGCAGCCTCGAGCTGAACGCGGGTGCGGCCGTGCACGGGCACCGGCTCGCGGTGCTCGGCATCCGGGCGGCGCTCGCCGACGGCGCCCCGCAGCGGGTGCTCGACTGGTCGGAGCGGGTGCGAACGATGAGCGGCAGCTTCGTGCCGCTGCGGCCGCCCGCCGACGACCGGGTGGCCGCGGCGCTCGTCGAGCTGCGCGAGCTGCGCCGCCTCGAGGTGGTGACACCGGAGGCGGCCGCCCGCGAGGCGCGCCTGCGCGACGAGGTGCGCCGCATCCACTGGGCGGATGCCGCCCGCGGCGCTGGCCCCGGCGGCACCGTCGCGCTGGCCGAGCTGCACGCCGCGCTCGCGGCCGACGACGCCGCGTTCGTGGCCCACCTGTGGGTGGGCGACCGCTTCGCGGCCCTCGTCGTGGCGCCCGGCGCCGCGCCCGAGGGCCGCATCGTCGACCTCGGCCCCGCCTCCCGCGTGCAGCAGCTGCTCGCGGGCCTGCTGGCCGACCTCGACGTCGCGGCTGCCGAGCTGCCCGCCGCGTTCCGGGCGAGCACGGATGCCGCGCTCGCGGCCCGCCTCGCGGCCCTCGACGAGCTGCTGCTCGCCCCGTTCGCACACGAGCTCGCCCGCACCTCGCGGCTCGTGCTGACGCCCGCGGGCGCCCTCGCGGGGATCCCGTGGCCGCTGCTGCCGGGCGCCGACGGCCGTCCGCTCGTGGTGGCGGAGTCGGCGGCCCGCTGGCTGGCGCTCCGCGGGGCACCTGGTGCCGTCGGCACCGCGGGGTTCGCCTCCGGCCCCGGGGTCGCGCGCGCCGACGCCGAGCTCGACGCGTCAGCCGCATCCTGGGCCCCCGACGCGCGCGTCGTGCGCCACGAGGCCGACGCCGCCGAGGTCACCGAGGTCGCCTCCCGCGTCGAGCTGCTGCACATCGCGGCGCACGGCCGCCACTCGGCCGAGCACCCGCTGTTCTCGGGCTTCGAGCTCGCCGACGGGCCGTGGTTCGGCTACGACATCGACCAGCTGGCGCGCGTGCCCGCCGTCGTCATCATGTCGGCGTGCGAGCTGGGCCGCTCCAGCAGCCGCTGGGGGCTCGAGGCGCTCGGCATGGCGCGCGCCTGGCTGCACGCGGGGACGCGCTCCGTGGTCGCGTCTCCTGCTGCCGTCGCCGACGTGGCGGCCTCCGAAGTGCTCCCGGCCGTCCATCGCGAGCTCGCGAGGGGGGCGGGGGTGGCGGACGCACTCAGCGCCGCCACGTCGGCGACGGGGTTCAGGACGCCGCTGCTGGTGCGCGGCGCAGGTTGGTGA
- a CDS encoding YajQ family cyclic di-GMP-binding protein, protein MADSSFDIVSKVDTMETQNALSQAQKEIAQRYDFKNVGASIEFSGEKILLKANAEERVKAVLEVFEQKLIKRGISLRSLDAGEPFASGKEYRIEARMKEGISSEDAKKISKIIRDEAPKSVKSQIQGDELRVQSKSRDDLQAVIALLKGKDLDVALQFVNFR, encoded by the coding sequence ATGGCAGATTCCTCATTCGACATCGTCAGCAAGGTCGACACGATGGAGACCCAGAACGCTCTCAGCCAGGCGCAGAAGGAGATCGCGCAGCGCTACGACTTCAAGAACGTGGGCGCCTCGATCGAGTTCTCGGGCGAGAAGATCCTCCTCAAGGCGAACGCCGAGGAGCGGGTCAAGGCGGTGCTCGAGGTGTTCGAGCAGAAGCTCATCAAGCGCGGCATCTCGCTGCGCTCGCTCGACGCGGGCGAGCCGTTCGCCTCCGGCAAGGAGTACCGCATCGAGGCGCGGATGAAGGAGGGCATCTCGAGCGAGGATGCGAAGAAGATCTCCAAGATCATCCGCGACGAGGCCCCGAAATCCGTCAAGAGCCAGATCCAGGGCGACGAGCTGCGCGTGCAGTCGAAGAGCCGCGACGACCTGCAGGCCGTGATCGCCCTCCTCAAGGGCAAGGACCTGGATGTGGCCCTCCAGTTCGTGAACTTCCGCTGA
- a CDS encoding lysozyme family protein has protein sequence MRDRLGIIGLAVAAVAVTGVLVLTIVWFLAPRGTASGGAPVAEEPLPSWAPPAPAPVAAVTPEVPGIAGLADAVWVAETAQATGIPARALAAYAGAAIVKAQAMPECGLSWATLAGIGATESDHGRHGGSRLDGNGTATPGIFGVALDGDGVALVADSDGGEIDGDAEADRAVGPMQLIPQAWRNWHTDGGADGVEDPQNIDDAVMAAANYLCRASTAFDTEDGWRAGIRSYNSPEVYLGTVAKYATRYAEAVAVG, from the coding sequence ATGCGCGACCGCCTCGGGATCATCGGCCTCGCCGTCGCGGCGGTGGCCGTGACGGGCGTGCTCGTGCTGACGATCGTGTGGTTCCTCGCCCCCCGCGGCACCGCATCCGGCGGGGCGCCGGTCGCCGAGGAGCCGCTGCCGAGCTGGGCCCCGCCCGCGCCCGCCCCGGTCGCGGCCGTCACGCCCGAGGTGCCCGGCATCGCGGGACTCGCGGATGCCGTGTGGGTCGCCGAGACGGCGCAGGCGACCGGCATCCCGGCCCGCGCGCTCGCCGCCTACGCGGGCGCCGCGATCGTGAAGGCGCAGGCGATGCCCGAGTGCGGGCTCAGCTGGGCGACCCTCGCGGGCATCGGGGCCACCGAATCCGACCACGGCCGGCACGGCGGCTCGCGCCTCGACGGGAACGGCACCGCGACGCCCGGCATCTTCGGGGTGGCGCTCGACGGCGACGGCGTGGCACTCGTCGCCGACAGCGACGGCGGCGAGATCGACGGCGACGCGGAGGCGGATCGCGCGGTCGGGCCGATGCAGCTGATCCCGCAGGCGTGGCGCAACTGGCACACCGACGGCGGCGCGGACGGCGTCGAGGACCCGCAGAACATCGACGACGCCGTCATGGCCGCCGCCAACTACCTGTGCCGCGCGAGCACCGCCTTCGACACGGAGGACGGCTGGCGGGCCGGCATCCGCTCCTACAACTCGCCCGAGGTCTACCTCGGCACGGTCGCGAAGTACGCGACCCGCTACGCCGAGGCGGTCGCGGTCGGCTGA